The following are from one region of the Falco biarmicus isolate bFalBia1 chromosome 1, bFalBia1.pri, whole genome shotgun sequence genome:
- the ARPC3 gene encoding actin-related protein 2/3 complex subunit 3, translating to MPAYHSTLMDSDTKLIGNMALLPIRSQFKGPAPRETKDTDIIDEAIYYFKANVFFKNYEIKNEADRTLIYVTLYISECLKKLQKCNSKGQGEKEMYTLGITNFPIPGEPGFPLNAIYAKPANKQEEEVMRAYLQQLRQETGLRLCEKVFDPQSDKPSKWWICFVKRQFMNKSLSGPGQ from the exons ATGCCG GCTTACCACTCAACTTTAATGGATTCCGACACCAAGCTAATTGGGAACATGGCGCTGTTACCCATCAGAAGCCAGTTCAAAGGCCCAGCACCTCGGGAAA cTAAGGACACAGATATAATAGATGAAGCAATCTACTACTTCAAAGctaatgttttcttcaaaaattatgaaattaag AACGAGGCTGACAGAACACTGATCTACGTAACCCTCTACATTTCCGAGTGCttgaaaaagctgcagaag TGTAACTCCAAAGGccaaggagagaaagaaatgtacaCACTGGGAATCACTAACTTCCCAATCCCCGGGGAGCCTGGCTTTCCGCTTAATGCCATTTATGCCAAACCTGCCAACAAGCAGGAGGAAG AGGTGATGAGGGCCtacctgcagcagctgaggcaaGAAACTGGTCTTCGTCTTTGTGAAAAAGTATTTGATCCTCAGAGTGACAAGCCTAGTAAG TGGTGGATCTGCTTTGTGAAGAGGCAGTTCATGAACAAGAGTCTTTCAGGTCCTGGGCAGTGA
- the ANAPC7 gene encoding anaphase-promoting complex subunit 7 — translation MSVVEHVREMAAAGLHSNVRLLSGLLLTMSGNNPELFSPSQKYQLLVYHADSLFHDKEYRNAVSKYTMALQQKKALSKTSKVRPSTGNAASTPQSQCLPSEIEVKYKMAECYTMLKQDKDAIAILDGIPSRQRTPKINMMLANLYKKAGQERSSVTSYKEVLRQCPLALDAILGLLSLSVKGAEVASMTINVIQSIPNLDWLSVWIKAYAFVHTGDNTRAINTICSLEKKSLLRDNVDLLGSLADLYFRAGDNKNSILKFEQAQMLDPYLIKGMDVYGYLLAREGRLEDVENLGCRLFNISDQHAEPWVVSGCHSFYSKRYSRALYLGAKAIQLNSNSVQALLLKGAALRNMGRVQEAIIHFREAIRLAPCRLDCYEGLIECYLASNSIREAMVMANNVYKTLGANAQTLTLLATVCLEDPVTQEKAKTLLDKALMQRPDYIKAVVKKAELLSREQKYEDGIALLRNALANQSDCVLHRILGDFLVAVNEYQEAMDQYSIALSLDPNDQKSLEGMQKMEKEESPTDATQEEDVDDMEGSGEEGDLEGSDSEAAQWADQEQWFGMQ, via the exons ATGAGCGTGGTGGAGCACGTACGAGAGATGGCGGCCGCCGGGCTCCACTCTAACGTGCGGCTCCTCAGTGGGCTTCTTCTAACGATGAGTGGCAATAACCC GGAACTCTTTTCACCATCTCAGAAATACCAGCTCCTTGTATATCATGCAGACTCTCTCTTCCATGATAAAGAATATAGAAATGCTGTAAGTAAGTATACAATGGCcttgcagcagaaaaaagcatTAAGTAAAACTTCAAAAGTAAGACCTTCTACTGGGAATGCTGCATCAACTCCCCAAAGCCAG tgtttacCATCAGAAATCGAAGTGAAATATAAAATGGCTGAATGTTATACAATGCTGAAGCAAGATAAAGATGCCATTGCTATTCTTGATGGGATTCCTTCCAGACAGAGGACCCCAAAG ATCAATATGATGTTGGCAAATCTGTACAAGAAAGCAGGTCAAGAGCGCTCATCTGTTACGAGCTACAAGGAGGTACTGAGACAGTGCCCTTTAGCACTTGATGCCATACTAG GCTTGCTCTCGCTGTCGGTGAAAGGTGCTGAAGTGGCCTCTATGACAATCAATGTAATTCAGAGTATTCCTAACTTGGATTGGCTTTCTGTGTGGATCAAGGCATATGCTTTTGTGCATACTGGAGATAACACAAGAGCAATAAATACCATTTG ctCTTTAGAGAAAAAGTCCTTACTGAGGGATAATGTAGACTTGCTGGGGAGCTTAGCAGACCTGTATTTCAGAGCTGGAGATAATAAAAACTCTATTCTAAAATTTGAACAAGCACAAATGCTGGATCCTTACCTAATAAAAG GAATGGATGTGTATGGCTATTTATTGGCACGTGAAGGTCGACTAGAGGATGTTGAGAACTTGGGCTGCCGTCTCTTCAATATTTCTGATCAGCATGCGGAACCCTGGGTGGTATCTGg GTGTCATAGTTTCTACAGTAAACGGTACTCTCGTGCCTTATACTTAGGAGCCAAAGCTATCCAGCTTAATAGTAACAGTGTTCAAGCTCTCCTGCTGAAAGGAGCTGCTCTTAGGAATATGGGCCGAGTACAGGAAGCAATTATACACTTCCGTGAAGCGATACGTCTTGCACCTTGCAGGCTGGATTGCTATGAAG GTCTCATCGAATGTTATCTCGCATCCAACAGTATCCGCGAAGCTATGGTTATGGCAAATAATGTGTATAAAACTCTGGGAGCAAACGCACAGACACTGACTCTGTTAGCAACAGTGTGTCTCGAAGACCCAGtcacacaggaaaaagcaaaaacattatTGGACAAAGCGCTAATGCAAAGACCTGATTACATTAAAGCTGTGGTAAAGAAAGCAGAACTTCTTA GTAGAGAACAAAAATATGAAGATGGAATTGCTTTGCTGAGGAATGCACTGGCTAATCAAAGTGACTGTGTTCTGCACCGAATACTGGGAGACTTTCTTGTAGCAGTCAATGAGTATCAGGAGGCGATGGACCAGTACAGTATCGCCCTGAG TTTGGATCCAAATGATCAGAAGTCACTGGAAGGAatgcagaaaatggaaaaagaggaaagtcCAACAGATGCAACCCAGGAAGAAGATGTGGATGATATGGAGGGAAGTGGAGAAGAGGGGGACTTGGAAGGCAGTGACAGTGAAGCAGCGCAGTGGGCAGATCAAGAACAGTGGTTTGGCATGCAGTAA